AGCCGGTAAGGCGCGGCGTAGAACAGGCTGCGATAGGGCTCCTTCAACGGCACGGACTTGAAGAAGGTTTCCGGCTGGTCGGCCGGATACCAGCGCCCCAGAAAATACGGCGATTTCTGGTTTTTCTGCAGATCCGGGTCGCCCCAGCCCAGCACCGGCACCTGCATGCCGTGGGCGAAGGCGATGCCCAGGCTGGTGGTCGCGTTGCCGTTTTCCGACCCCACCGGCAATTTCAAGACATCCCGCGTCCATTGCATCGACGCCTCAAAGCCCTGCGCCATTCGCGCCTGGCTGGTTTGCCGGCCCGGCGTGTAATCGTCGAAGGTCATCCCGGTGGCGTAGGCATCCAGAAACCAGCTATTGAAGCCGGTCGCCGTTTGCAGCGCCTGGACGCGGGCTTGCAGCGTGGCGCGGACGCAATCCGGGTTGGTGTAATAGCCGGATTGTTGGAAGCCGGTTTTTTTCTTGCCGTTGCGCAGGGTGATGCCGCACTGGCGATAGACCTCTTCACCCTGCTGCGCCGTCACCCAGTCGCGCCGCTCGCCGGGTTTCAGCGCCGTTTGATAGGAATCGTAGGCGCCCATCAAATAGCCGGCGCGCGCGCCCGCCGCCACCGCCTGCGGCTGCCACAACCCGCCCTCCCAGCTATCCACGCCCAGCCACAGCCGCTTGAGTCCGGCCTGCTCCAGCGCGGCTATGGTTTTGGTCGACAGGCCGCCGCCCCAGTTATCCGGCGCGGCCAGGGCAGGACCGAACAGCTTAAGCGCGTCTTCCCGCAAACCATGATAGGAGGCCGCGAGGTTTCGCCACTGCGGCTGGCCGCCTTGCCAACTGCTTCGCGCTTCGGCGGTCATCGCCTGGTTCAGCGCCTCGATCAGTTTGCGGCGCTGGTAGCGATCCGGCTGCGCAGCGGCGGCGCGCAGCACGGATTGGGATTCCGCATCGAAACGGCCGCGCAGCTTGACCGCCAGCGGATCGCCGCCGCGCAAGGCGCGCAGCAGGCTCGGCCAATCGCGCACGTCGGATTCCGCCAACAGGTCGTTGCCCCATAGATAAACATGGCTGGCGCCCAGCAATTTGGCGGTATCCGGCTGCTTGGCGATTTTGTCGGCCAGCGTCTGATAGCGCCCTTCCGCCTGCAGCCACTGCTTGTAGCGCTGCGCGCCTGACAGCGGATTGCCGTCGCCCAGATGCAAGAGCAGCGTCATCGGCTGGTCCAGGTTCAGCGGCGTGAATTCGTGGCTCAGCATCAGGGCCAAGCCCTGCTCCTCGGCCGTGAAAGCCAGGCGGTTATTGAAAGGATTGAGCAATAGCCAGTGCAGGCTGCTTGCGCCGTAGTTCATGCCCCACAGGGGCAGGCTGAGGTTTTGCGAGGTGTCGTAGCCTTTGCCGGCGTCTTCCGGCAAAAACTCTCTCCAGGGCGAGGGGCCGGCCGGGATATAACTGCCCTCGGCCAGCGGCAGCATCAGGCCCTTGCCCATCGCCGCCGCCGGCTGGCGCAGCAGCGTCCATTCGCCCGGCGCTTTGGCGCGCGCGCTCAGCAACAGGTCATGGCCTTGCAGGCTGGCGGTCCAGCTGAGTTGGCCCTCGCCCCACTGCCAGCTGGCACTCGGTCCCGCCTGCTTCAGCGCAGACACCGCGTGCGCATCGCCCGCCGCCGTCAGCTGCCGGGCCGGGCCATCGCCGGCGCGGACGCTGAGCGCCAGCGTCGCCGGGTCCAGTTCCACCCGCCAATCCTGATTTTCCAGGCTCAAGCCCGCCCAGACCGACGAAGGCAAGGCCAGCGCCAGACAGAGCGTCAAAGTTTTCATTTTTTTCAACATCGTTCATTTCCCATCAACCACGGCCCGGTTCGCGCCAATATGCTTTCCTGCGCCTGCCGCAAGCAAATTCATACAGACTCGATAGGGCGAGACAAGTTTTCACCACGATGGAAACAGAATCGATTCCCAGCCGAAAAAGGCGGGATATGACACGACTCATGGTAAGCTGCCGCCGTTTGCAACTTGATGTTTTTCTTCATGCCTGATCAGAGTTGGGATATTTTCTGCGCCGTCATCGACAACTACGGCGACATCGGCGTCGCCTGGCGGCTGGCCAAGCGGCTGTCGCGCGACTGCGGCCGCGAGACGCGGCTGTGGGTGGACGATCTGCAGAGCTTCAGCCGCATCGCGCCTGGCTTGGACCCGGCCGCGCCGCGGCAAACGCTGGATGGCGTAGACATCCGCCACTGGCCGCAAGACCACTTTCCCGCCGACATCATTCCGCATGATGTGGTGGTGGAGGCCTTCGCCTGCCGTTTGCCAGACAGCTTTGAAGAAGCGATGGCGGCCAAGCCGGCGAAACCCGTCTGGATCAATCTGGAATACCTGTCCGCCGAAGGCTGGACCCATGGCTGCCACAAGCTGCCCTCGCCGCATCCGCGCCTGCCGCTGACCAAGCATTTCTTCTTTCCGGGCTTTGACGCCGCCAGCGGCGGCCTGATCTGCGAAGACGGGCTGATCGCCGCCCGCCAGGCCTGGCAGCAGGACGACGCCGCCGTCCAGGCCTACTGGCGCCGCCGCGGCGTGCCGGCCGTGGGCGAAAACGAGTGGAAGGTCAGCCTGTTCGCTTACGACAATCCGGCGGCGGCCAAGCTGCTGCAAGTGTGGGCCGACGGCCCGCAGCCGGTGCGCTGCCTGGTGCCGGAAGGCAAGGCGCTGCCCGCCATCGCCGCCTTGTTCGGCCACGAGCTGAAAGCCGGCGACCACGCGCTGCTGGGCCGCCTGACGGTGGACGTGCTGCCGATGAGCGATCAGGACGACTACGACCGCCTGCTGTGGAGCTGCGATTTCAACTGCGTGCGCGGCGAAGACAGCCTGGCGCGCGCGCAATGGGCGGCTCGGCCCTTGCTGTGGCATATCTACCCTCAAGACGACGAGGCGCACATCGCCAAGCTGGAGGCCTATCTGGCCGCCTATGGCCAGGGTTTGTCGGCGGAAACCGCAGCCGCCGTGCGCGAGCTCAACCTGGCCTGGAACCGCGACGGCGACATGGCCGCAGCCTGGCGCAATGCCGCGCCGCGCTTGCCGGAATGGCGCCGGCATGCGGCAAACTGGCAACAGCAATTGCTGCAAGGGGGCGATCTGGCGCAAAGACTGCTGCATTTTGTCGCCGAAGTTGCCGAAATCAGATAAAATGCGGCGTTTCTGTCGGAAAGCCCTTTCGGTTTTCCGCTGTTAATTCAAGAGTTTGGGACTCATACGCAATGAAAACCGCACAAGAACTGCGCGCTGGTAACGTATTCATGGTCGGCAACGACCCGATGGTTGTTCAGAAAGCTGAATTCAGCAAGTCCGGCCGCAACGCTTCCGTTGTGAAGATGAAGATGAAGAACCTGCTGACCGGCACCGGCACCGAAACCGTATACCGCGCCGACGACAAGTTCGACGTAGTGGTGCTGGACCGCAAGGACTGCACCTACTCCTACTTCGCCGACCCGATGTACGTGTTCATGGACTCCGACTTCAACCAATACGAAGTGGAAGCCGACAACCTGGGCGACACCATCAACTTCATCGTTGACGGCATGGAAGACGTTTGCCAGGTTACCTTCTACGACGGCAAGGCCATCTCCGTAGAACTGCCGACCACCGTGATCCGCGAAGTGGAATACACCGAGCCGGCCGTGCGCGGCGACACCTCGGGCAAGGTTCTGAAGCCGGCTCGCCTGGTAGGCACCACCTTCGAAGTTCAGGTTCCGGCCTTCGTTGTCACCGGCGAAAAGATCGAAATCGACACCCGCACCAACGAATTCAAGAAGCGCGCCTAAGCTCTTCCTGACCGTTGTGCCCGCAAAAGCGCCCGAAACCGGGCGCTTTTGTTTTGGCCTCGCCCCCTCTCCCCAACCCCTCTCCCGCGAGGGGAGAGGGGCTGTAAGGCGGATGCCCCGCATGCGGGGCGATCCGCCGCCAACGCCGCCGACTCCCACCGCTCCTCCCTCACCCATCATCACCGATCCCTATCACTCATCACGCCCTACCTACTATCCACTACTCGCCCTTTGCGTTGGCCTCGCCCCTCTTCCTCCCTCTCCCGCAAGGGGGCGGGTATCCTGAGCACTGGGCAATTCGCCTTCAAACGACGAAAGCAAGCGGCATGCCGCCTATCCAACCGTGTGCCTTAAGACTTCCAGCCTCCCACGAAAATGCAAATTGAATAAATATTGCCAATGGCGATAATCTCTCCCATGACCACTCAGAAAGCCCACACATGCATGTCGCGCTCGAAACATCCAGGCAGACCGAAGCCATGGAGCTCATCGCCGAGCTGGACGCCTATCAAGACACGCTCTATCCCGCCGAAGCGCGCTATGCGCTCAACCTTGACGCCCTGGCTCAAGATCATGTGCTGTTCGCCGTAGCGCGGACCGAACATGGCCACGCCGTAGGCTGCGGCGCAATGGTCCTCAACTGCGGTTACGGCGAAGTCAAACGCATGTACGTCCGCCCTGAGGCGCGCGGCACATCCTCGACAAGCTGGAAACCACCGCCCGCGCTCGCGGCTGTCCCGTCGCCATGCTCGAAACCGGTCCCTATCAAGCAGAAGCTCTGGCTTTCTACGCCCGGCAAGGCTATGCCGTTTGCGGTCCTTTCGGCGACTACCCGGCCCACCCCTTGAGCGTATTCATGCGCAAATGTCTCACTGAGGCAGGCGCACCGTCTTGATCCATGGGCAGGCGGCGCTTTACTCATGCGCCCCGCACGACCAGCGCCGCCTCCCCTCCACCCCGCAATTCCGCAGCGCGGATTTCCGCTCCCAACTGGAAAAAAACCAGCTACAAGCGGCCGGCTCCCTTGCTTACAGTAGTCCTCGACCCTACTGCCAACTCAACGGAAACCCGCCATGTCCCACTCCGTACTGTCCCCCGAACACGCCCAGCAACAAATAGACGCGCTGAGCGGCCAAGTGCTGGCTCGCGTCCCAGCGCTGCTGGACGCCGCCGGCAAATGCCTGAGCGACAGCCAGCAGCTGAAGCTGGAGTCCCATGTGCGCGCCATGGCGCGCCGCTCGCTGACCGGCGAGGGCCTGCCGGATTTCGACCGCTCGCTGTTCGACGAGATTTCGCCCGTCGCGATGCGCTTGTCCCAGGACGTGGTCGCGCTGTTCGGCAACCTGCCGTCCGACGAGGCGCTGCTGCTGTCCATCCATTTCGAAATGGCCCAGAACCAGGCCTGATCCGCCGCAAGGAGAATGCAATGCGCCAAATTACCGTAGTGATTGGAGACCGCCTGGGCAAGGGCCAGAAAGTGGCGGCCGGCGTGGAGCAGGCCAGCGGCCGCGCGGTGGTGATTCCCGGCATGGCCGCCGACATGAAGCTCGGCGACGTGATGAAGGCGGAAAACGCCCAGCTGGGCATCTCCTTCTGCGGCAGCGGCGGCGCCGGCGCCATCACCGCCCAGACCAAGCACGGCTACAAGGCCCGTTACGGCATGCGCTCGATCGAGGAAGGCGTCACCGCCATCGAGGAGGGCTACAACGTGCTCGGCTTCGGCTTCATGGACAAGGAGGAACTGGGCCAGCGCCTGGTGGCCGCCTATTTAAAGAAGCACGGCGGCTGATATGAAACAAACCTTCCTCGCCACCGTGCAGGTGTCCGGCCAGGGCGACAGCAAGGCGCAGGCCTTCGCCGACGCGCTGTCCAAGGTGCAGCGCGCCGTGCTGGGACAGAGCGACAAGGTGCTGCTGCGCATCGAGCCGCATGAGGTCCAAGTGATCCATGCCGAACAGGCGACGACGACCGAGCGCTTCCTCTTCCTGTTCCTGCCGCGCGAACGCACCCGCTACTCGGTGGCGCTGGAAGTCACGGCGCAGGTCTCCGCCATCGATGCCGACAGCGTGGCCTTCGCCCCCGTTCCACCCCGCTCCTTCACGAGGACGCGCCCATGTTCCTGACCATACTCCTCAAATCGCTGGCGATAGGCGGCCTGGTCGGCACCGCCGTCGGCGCCGGCGCCGCCCGCATGTTCCACGCGCCCACCACCCAGGGCATGGGCGCCTTCCGCACGCTGGGCGAGCTTAACTCCTGCGAGGGCGATCCGGCCTCGCACTTCTCCTTCGGCCTGGGCTTTTTCTTCAACGCCTGGGCATCCTCCGTAGCCGCCGGCGCCTTCACCCAAGACATAGACCACCGCATCATCCCGCACTGGGGCGCGGCGGCGCTGCTGTCGCGCAACCGCAACCTGGCCGAAACGCTGCACAACCCCAAGAAGATGGCCCTGGTCTGCGGCCTGATCGGCATGCTGGTGGTGGCTTTCCTCAATACCACCGCTTCCGCCGTGCCGGCAGCGCTGCAGATCACCGCGGTCAAGGTGCTGGTGCCGGCGGCCAATCTGCTGGTCAACATCATCATGCCGGTGATCTTCTGGCTGGCCGCCATCGAGGCCGGCAAGCGCTCCGGCTTCTGGGGCACCATCTTCGGCGGCCTGGCCCAGTTGATCATGGGCAACGCCGTGCCCGGCCTGGTACTGGGCATCCTGATCGGCAAGGGCGTGGATGACGGCGGCTGGAACCGCATCACCAAGGTGATGATGGGCGCCATCGTCGCCCTGTTCCTGATGAGCGCTTTCTTCCGCGGCTTCGACTTGAAGATGCTGGAGTCCTTCCGCCTGGCTGCGCCCGACTGGCTGCATGCCTTCCACCACGCCGTGCGCGGCTGATAGACAGGAGACTGAGCATGGACGACGTGCAAATCGACGAGCTGAAGCGCAACTTCTGGTACGCGGACTGGAGTTTCCCGCTGCTGGTGGCGCTGCTGTCCTCCGGCGTGTTCGCCGGCACCCATATGTACTACGTGTACGGCATCGGCGCCTTCAACGAGGTGGCCTTCGTCTCTATGCTGCGCTCCGGCATAGACACCGGCGTCTACGGCGCGGTGGCCGCCTTCGGCGCCAGCTTCCTGTTCGCCCGGGTGATAGAGGGCTCGCTGGTGGGCATCCTGGACATAGGCGGCGCCATCATGACCGGCGTCGGCCTGGGCATCCCCGCCATGTTCCTCGGCGCCGGCGTGCTATGGCCGGTGGAGAACTTCTTCGGCGCGCTGCTCACCGGCTTCGCCGCCGGCCTGGCCATAGGCGCGGCCATCATCCTGGCGCGCAAGTTCACCATCAACCAGGGCAACTCCACTTTCGGCGCGGACGTGATGATGGGAGCGGGCAATTCGTCCGGCCGCTTCCTCGGCCCGCTGATCATCCTGTCCGCCATCGCCGCCTCCATTCCCATCGGCATCGGCTCGCTGCTGGGCGCGCTGGCCTTCTACTTATGGGGCAAGCCCATCACCGGCGGCGCCATCCTGGGCGCGATGCTGTTCGGCGCGCTGTTCCCGGTCGCCCTGGCCTGACGGAGACGCCATGTACGATCTGATCATTCGCCAAGCCCGCCTGCCCGATGGCGAGCTGGCCGACATCGCCGCGGCCGGCGGCCGCATCGCCGCCATCGGCCGGGTGGACGGCCCCGCCCGACGCGCGCTGGAGCTGGCCGGCCGCCATTATCTCAGCGCCGGCTGGATAGACGGCCATGTGCATTGCTTCCCGGAGTCGCCCATCTACCGCGACGCGCCGGACGCGGTGGGCATAGCCGGCGGCGTCACCACCGTGGTGGACGCCGGCAGCGCCGGCGTCGACGACATCGCCCGCTTCCGCCGCCATGCCGATGCCGCCCGCACCGAGGTGCGCGCGCTGCTCAATATCTCGCGCATCGGCCTGGCCACCCAGCATGAGCTGGCGGATCTGGCCGATGTGGACCTGCCGCTGGCCCTGGCCGCCATCCGCCAGCATCAGGGCTTTGTCGTCGGACTGAAGGCCCGCCTCAGCGGTAGCGTGGTCGGCCAGAACGGCCTGGCCCCGCTGGTCTTGGCCAAGGACATGCAACGCCAGGCCGGCGGCCTGCCGCTGATGGTGCACGTGGGCAATACGCCGCCGGAGCTGGACGACATCGCCGACTTGCTGGAGTCGGGCGACATCCTGACCCACTGCTTCAACGGCAAGCCCAACCGCATCCTGGACGGCCAGGCGCGGCTGCGCCGCGGCATCGTCGCCGCCATCGAGCGCGGCGTCTTGCTGGACGTGGGCCACGGCAGCGCCAGCTTCAGCTTCGAGGTGGCGCGCGCCGCGCTGGCGCAGGGCATTTATCCGCACACCATCAGCTCCGACATCTACTGCCGCAACCGCGTGTCCGGCCCGGTATACGGCCTGGGCCACGTGATGTCCAAGTTCCTGGCGCTGGGCATGCCGCTGCCGCGGCTGATCGATTGCGTGACCGCCCGCGCCGCCGACGCGCTGCGCCTGCCCGGCAAGGGCCGGCTGGCCATCGGCGCCGACGCCGATTTCACCATTTTCGACCTCGCCGCTTGCGACGCCGTCCTCGCCGACAGCGAAGGCGGCAGCCTGCCGGCCTCGCAAACGCTGCGCCCGCTGGCCGCCATCGTCGCCGGCAAGGTGTGGCCCACAGCAGAAGGGAAAAGCCATCATGTCTTCCATCCATGACAAATACCGCCTGAAGCCGGTGATCAACGCCTCCGGCCGCATGACCCTCCTCGGCGTCTCCACGCCGGCGCCGGAAGTGATGGACGCCGCGCGCCAAGGCATGGCGCATTACTTTGAAATGCAGAATCTGGTGGACAAGACCGGCGACCATCTGGCCGGCTTGCTGGGCGCGGAAGCCGCCACCGTGGTGTCCTGCGCCTCGGCCGGCATCGCGCTGTCGGTGGCCGCCGTCATCGTCCGCGACGACCCGGACCTGCTGGTCAATCTGCACGCCAAGCCGGTGGGCGGCCCGGACGAAATTGTGCTGGCCAAGGGCCACAACGTGAATTACGGCGCGCCGGTGGCCACCATGGTGGCGCTGGGCGGCGGCAAGGTGGTCGAGGCCGGCTGGGCCAATGAGTGCACGCCGGCCCAGCTGGACGCCGCCGTCACGGCCCGCACCGCCGCCATTCTCTACATCCAGTCCCACCACGCCGTGCAGAAAAGCATGCCGACAGTGGAAGAAGCGGTGGCCGTGGCGCGCGCTCGCGGCGTGCCGCTGATCGTGGACGCCGCCGCCGAGGAAGACCTCCGCCTCTACTACCGCCTGGGCGCGGACCTGGTGATCTACAGCGGCGCCAAGGCGATGGAAGGCCCGTCCAGCGGCCTGGTGCTGGGCCGCCGCCAGTGCGTCGAGTGGGTCAAGCTGCAAGGCAAGGGCATAGGCCGAGCGATGAAGATAGGCAAGGAAGGCATCCTGGGCCTGACCGCCGCCGTCGAACATTATCTGTCCACGCCCAAGGCCGGCGGCGCCGAGATGGCGCGCCGGCTGGAACCGCTGCTGGCGCGGCTCAACCGCCTGCCCGGCATCCGCGCCCAGATAGCCTGGGACAGCGCCGGCCGCGACATCGCCCGCGCCGAGGTCGCCTTCGATCCGTCCGCCGCCGGCCTGGATGCCGCCGCCGCCGCGAAACGCCTCAAGGCGGGCAATCCCGCCGTGTATTGCCGCGAATACCACGCCAACGAAGGCCGGCTGGAATTCGACATCCGCAGCGTGGACGAGCAGCAGCTCGCCACGCTGGGCCATTGCATCGAAACCCTGTTGAAGGAAAACTGAATATGCGACTGACTCCCAACTTTCTCCAAGACCGCGTCTGCCTGAACGTGCTGGCCGGCAGCAAACGCAACGCGCTGGAAATCTACGACGCCGCCGCCGGCCATGTGCTGGTGGGCCTGCTGTCCAAGAACTACCCGGACGTGGCCAGCGCGGTGGCCGACATGCGCGACTGCGCCGCCGCCATAGACAACGCCGTCTCGGTCGGCCTGGGCGCCGGCGATCCGCGGCAGTCCGCCATGGTCAGCGCCATCGCCGGCCAGCTGCAGCCTCAGCACGTGAACCAGGTATTCACCGGCGTGGCCGCCAGCCGCGCGCTGCTGGGCCAGGACCAGACCGTGGTCAACGGCCTGGTGTCGCCCTGCGGGCTGGTGGGCATGGTCAAGATCTCCACCGGACCGCTGAGCGCGCGCGCGCCGGCCGGCGTGGTGCCGGTGGAAACCGCCATCGCCATGCTGAAAGACATGGGCGCCGACTCGATCAAGTATTTCTCGATGGACGGCCTCAAATACCGCGACGAATATCGCGCGGTGGCGGAAGCCTGCGCCCGCCACGACTTCTGGCTGGAACCAACCGGCGGCATAGACCTCCATAACTATGAGGACATTCTGCGCATCGCGCTGGATGCCGGCGTGCCGCGCGTCATTCCGCACGTTTACAGCTCCATCATCGATCCCGCCAGCGGCTGCACCCGTCCCGCCGACGTGCGCAGACTGTTGGAAATGAGCCAGGCCGCGCTGGCCTGATTCCGCCCCCCGCCAGTCCCGAGGTAGCCATGGTTAGATTCCCGCATCCCCGTCTCTCCCAGCTGTTCTCAGCCTTGCAGGCGGAAACGCTGCCGCAGGAAGAACTGGCGCGGCGGCTCGCGGTGTCCACCCGCACCGTGCGCAGCGACATCGGCACGCTGAACGAGCTGCTGAACGAGCACGGCGCGCAGTTCGTGCTGGAGCGGGGAGAGGGCTATCGGCTGGCGATAGACGACGCCGAGCGTTTCGAACAACTCAGCCAGGCCGAAGCGCCGTCGCGGAGGCGGCCGCGCACCGGCGCCGAACGAGTGCGCGGCCTGCTGTGGCGCTTCCTCACCGCCGATTATTCGCTGAAGCTTCAGGACATCGCCGATGAATGGTTCGTCAACCGCTCGGTTTTACAAAGCGATATGGCCGCGGTGCGCGACTGGCTGACGCGCTACCAGCTGGCCATCGAAACCCGCCCGCACCATGGCATGAAGCTGCTGGGCCGCGAGTCCGCCATTCGCGTCTGCCTGACCGAGCTGCTGTGCCTGCTGGCGCGCGACGCGCCGGAACACCCGCTGCTGGCGATGGCAGAACTCGACGACGACCTGGCCGCGGCCAAGGCCGTGTTGGCCGATGCGCTGCAGAGCAGCCCGCTGCGCCTGACCGACGAAGGCATGGATTTTCTCAGCCGCTACGGCACCATCGCCTGCATGCGCCTGCGCCAAGGCTACCCGCTGGACGATTTCGACTGCGACGAGCCGGGACCAGACGCGCGCCACCTGGCGCGCCGGCTCGCCGCACTGCTGCGCCAACGCGGCGGCGCAGCGCTGGCGAAATCAGAAGAAGCCTTTCTCGCCATCCATATTGCGGCGCGCAGCACTTGCCCGCCGCAAGCGGGCGCCATCAACGCCGACGATGCCGAGGCACTGGTGCGCTACCTGCTGGACTACATCAAGACACACTACAATTACGATCTGCGCCATGACCCGCGGTTGGCCGAAGACCTGGTCACCCACGTCAAAACCATGATCACCCGCGTGCGCTACCAAATCAATTTGCCCAATCCGGTGCTGGCAGACATCAAGGAGCACTACGCCATGGCCTACGACATCACGCTGGCGGCGGTGTCGAGCTGGGCGCGCCATTCGCCGTACCGGATCAACGAGGATGAAATCGGCTACCTGGTGCTGCACATCGGCGTCGGGCTGGAGCGGCATTACCAGATAGGCTTCATTTATCGACCGCAGGCGCTGCTGGTCTGCGACAGCGGCACCTCCACGCTGCGCATGCTGGAGGCGATGCTGCACCGCCGCTTCCCGCAGATAGGCATCGCCGGCGCGCTCAGCCGCCAGGAATACGAAGCGCTGCCGGCGGTCAACGCCGATTTCGTGATTTCCACCGCGCGGCTGGAGGAAAAGAACCGCCCGGTGTTGACGGCATCGCCCTTCCCGTCCGACTACCAGCTGGAGCAGCTGGCGCGCATGGTGCAGCCGGACCGCAGCCGCTGCGCCATGCTGGAGCGCTATTTTCAGCCCGCCCACTTTATGAGACTGGACCAGCCCATAGGCCAGGACGAACTGTTTCACCGCCTATGCGGCCAGTTGCAGCGCGAAGGCTATGTCGGGCCTGACTACTGTCCTTCCGTGATCGAACGAGAAGCCATACTCGGCACCATGCTGGGCGACGGCATCGCCCTGCCCCACTCGCTGGGCCTGCTGGCCGGCAAGACCGCCGTCTACACCGTGCTCGCGCCGCAAGGCGTAGACTGGGGCGATGGCAATACCGCCCGCGTGATCTTCCTGCTGGCCATCAGCAAGGACGATTACGAAGAGGCGATGGTGATCTACGACCTGTTCGTGTCGCTGATGCGCGAGCGCGCCTCGGCCAGACTGCTGGCCTGCCGAGACTTTTCCAGCTTCAAGCAGGTGGCCATGGACTGTCTGGCCCGCCGCCAGGGAACGTCCGGCTGACGACAGCTGGTATACTGTTCGCCCGAATCACCGCCACATCCGCGCAACCATGTCCGATCTTTTTTCCGTCGAACCGCAAAAACCGCTGGCCGAAGCGCTGCGTCCGCACGCGCTCGATCAGGTGATCGGCCAGCAGCATCTGATCGGTCCCGGCAAACCGCTGAGCCTGGCGGTGGCGGCCGGCAAACCGCATTCCATGATTCTGTGGGGGCCGCCCGGCGTGGGCAAAACTACGCTGGCGCGCATCCTGGCGGCCAGCTTCGACGCCGAATTCATCCCCATCTCCGCGGTGTTCGCCGGCGTAAAAGATATCCGAGAGGCGGTGGAGAAGGCTCACGCCGTGCTGCAGCGCTCCGGCAAGCGCACCATTCTGTTCGTCGATGAAGTCCACCGCTTCAACAAGAGCCAGCAGGACGCCTTCCTGCCTTTTGTCGAATCCGGCCTGATCACCTTCATCGGCGCCACCACGGAAAACCCCTCGTTCGAAGTCAATTCCGCGCTGCTGTCGCGCGCCCAGGTTTATGTGTTGAACAGCCTGAGCGAGGACGAGCTGAAGCGATTGTTCGAGCGCGCGCGGGCGGAAGGCGCGCTGGACGGACTAAGTTTCGACGCCGCGGCCGTCTCCACGCTGACCGGCTACGCCGACGGCGACGCGCGGCGCTTCCTGAACCTGCTGGAGCAGACCCGCACCGCGGCGCAAGCGCGCGGCCAGGCCGAGGTCGACGCTGCGTTTCTGGAAGAAGTGCTGACGCTGAACGCCCGGCGCTTCGACAAGGGCGGCGACGCCTTTTA
The Chromobacterium sp. IIBBL 290-4 DNA segment above includes these coding regions:
- a CDS encoding glycoside hydrolase; the encoded protein is MKTLTLCLALALPSSVWAGLSLENQDWRVELDPATLALSVRAGDGPARQLTAAGDAHAVSALKQAGPSASWQWGEGQLSWTASLQGHDLLLSARAKAPGEWTLLRQPAAAMGKGLMLPLAEGSYIPAGPSPWREFLPEDAGKGYDTSQNLSLPLWGMNYGASSLHWLLLNPFNNRLAFTAEEQGLALMLSHEFTPLNLDQPMTLLLHLGDGNPLSGAQRYKQWLQAEGRYQTLADKIAKQPDTAKLLGASHVYLWGNDLLAESDVRDWPSLLRALRGGDPLAVKLRGRFDAESQSVLRAAAAQPDRYQRRKLIEALNQAMTAEARSSWQGGQPQWRNLAASYHGLREDALKLFGPALAAPDNWGGGLSTKTIAALEQAGLKRLWLGVDSWEGGLWQPQAVAAGARAGYLMGAYDSYQTALKPGERRDWVTAQQGEEVYRQCGITLRNGKKKTGFQQSGYYTNPDCVRATLQARVQALQTATGFNSWFLDAYATGMTFDDYTPGRQTSQARMAQGFEASMQWTRDVLKLPVGSENGNATTSLGIAFAHGMQVPVLGWGDPDLQKNQKSPYFLGRWYPADQPETFFKSVPLKEPYRSLFYAAPYRLPLYQTVFHGSIVTTNHWLYDNLKFSNAYADNLLAQWLYNVPPLFHLSAASLKARLPRLQCADRAFRPAHEQLATKVLTGFVWLNAERTLQQTRFEDGSRLTANFGAEPAPYGERILPPQSLWLELAGQPGRLLRAADCAGA
- the earP gene encoding elongation factor P maturation arginine rhamnosyltransferase EarP; translation: MPDQSWDIFCAVIDNYGDIGVAWRLAKRLSRDCGRETRLWVDDLQSFSRIAPGLDPAAPRQTLDGVDIRHWPQDHFPADIIPHDVVVEAFACRLPDSFEEAMAAKPAKPVWINLEYLSAEGWTHGCHKLPSPHPRLPLTKHFFFPGFDAASGGLICEDGLIAARQAWQQDDAAVQAYWRRRGVPAVGENEWKVSLFAYDNPAAAKLLQVWADGPQPVRCLVPEGKALPAIAALFGHELKAGDHALLGRLTVDVLPMSDQDDYDRLLWSCDFNCVRGEDSLARAQWAARPLLWHIYPQDDEAHIAKLEAYLAAYGQGLSAETAAAVRELNLAWNRDGDMAAAWRNAAPRLPEWRRHAANWQQQLLQGGDLAQRLLHFVAEVAEIR
- the efp gene encoding elongation factor P; amino-acid sequence: MKTAQELRAGNVFMVGNDPMVVQKAEFSKSGRNASVVKMKMKNLLTGTGTETVYRADDKFDVVVLDRKDCTYSYFADPMYVFMDSDFNQYEVEADNLGDTINFIVDGMEDVCQVTFYDGKAISVELPTTVIREVEYTEPAVRGDTSGKVLKPARLVGTTFEVQVPAFVVTGEKIEIDTRTNEFKKRA
- a CDS encoding GNAT family N-acetyltransferase translates to METTARARGCPVAMLETGPYQAEALAFYARQGYAVCGPFGDYPAHPLSVFMRKCLTEAGAPS
- a CDS encoding glycine-rich SFCGS family protein, producing MRQITVVIGDRLGKGQKVAAGVEQASGRAVVIPGMAADMKLGDVMKAENAQLGISFCGSGGAGAITAQTKHGYKARYGMRSIEEGVTAIEEGYNVLGFGFMDKEELGQRLVAAYLKKHGG
- a CDS encoding DUF4312 family protein; this encodes MKQTFLATVQVSGQGDSKAQAFADALSKVQRAVLGQSDKVLLRIEPHEVQVIHAEQATTTERFLFLFLPRERTRYSVALEVTAQVSAIDADSVAFAPVPPRSFTRTRPCS
- a CDS encoding DUF4311 domain-containing protein, which codes for MFLTILLKSLAIGGLVGTAVGAGAARMFHAPTTQGMGAFRTLGELNSCEGDPASHFSFGLGFFFNAWASSVAAGAFTQDIDHRIIPHWGAAALLSRNRNLAETLHNPKKMALVCGLIGMLVVAFLNTTASAVPAALQITAVKVLVPAANLLVNIIMPVIFWLAAIEAGKRSGFWGTIFGGLAQLIMGNAVPGLVLGILIGKGVDDGGWNRITKVMMGAIVALFLMSAFFRGFDLKMLESFRLAAPDWLHAFHHAVRG
- a CDS encoding DUF4310 family protein; amino-acid sequence: MDDVQIDELKRNFWYADWSFPLLVALLSSGVFAGTHMYYVYGIGAFNEVAFVSMLRSGIDTGVYGAVAAFGASFLFARVIEGSLVGILDIGGAIMTGVGLGIPAMFLGAGVLWPVENFFGALLTGFAAGLAIGAAIILARKFTINQGNSTFGADVMMGAGNSSGRFLGPLIILSAIAASIPIGIGSLLGALAFYLWGKPITGGAILGAMLFGALFPVALA
- a CDS encoding amidohydrolase/deacetylase family metallohydrolase, which produces MYDLIIRQARLPDGELADIAAAGGRIAAIGRVDGPARRALELAGRHYLSAGWIDGHVHCFPESPIYRDAPDAVGIAGGVTTVVDAGSAGVDDIARFRRHADAARTEVRALLNISRIGLATQHELADLADVDLPLALAAIRQHQGFVVGLKARLSGSVVGQNGLAPLVLAKDMQRQAGGLPLMVHVGNTPPELDDIADLLESGDILTHCFNGKPNRILDGQARLRRGIVAAIERGVLLDVGHGSASFSFEVARAALAQGIYPHTISSDIYCRNRVSGPVYGLGHVMSKFLALGMPLPRLIDCVTARAADALRLPGKGRLAIGADADFTIFDLAACDAVLADSEGGSLPASQTLRPLAAIVAGKVWPTAEGKSHHVFHP